A window of the Juglans microcarpa x Juglans regia isolate MS1-56 chromosome 5D, Jm3101_v1.0, whole genome shotgun sequence genome harbors these coding sequences:
- the LOC121266394 gene encoding protein DMP4-like: protein MEIKVMQSDSQNNQDESKHPLLRDGVETEEKTPTQKAISQTFQSTAHLANLLPTGSVMAFQLLSPIFTNQGKCDPVGRFMTAALLTLCGVSCFLLSFTDSFRDNKGSVCYGFATFRGLWVIDGSANLSPEVAANFRLRFIDLMHAFMSILVFVAVALFDKNVVSCFFPTPSHTTKEFLTRLPVGIGVVCSMMFVVFPTKRHGIGFPSLKINKSRFTASRSSASTLHAAVPGIK from the coding sequence ATGGAGATTAAGGTCATGCAATCTGATTCCCAGAATAATCAGGATGAATCAAAACATCCCCTCTTGAGAGATGGAGTTGAAACAGAGGAGAAAACACCTACACAGAAGGCCATTAGCCAGACATTTCAGAGCACAGCTCATTTGGCCAATCTCTTACCTACAGGATCAGTCATGGCTTTCCAACTTCTATCACCCATTTTCACAAACCAAGGTAAATGTGACCCAGTTGGCCGGTTCATGACTGCTGCACTCTTGACCCTCTGTGGAGTATCATGTTTCCTGCTAAGCTTTACCGATAGCTTCAGGGACAACAAGGGAAGTGTTTGTTATGGTTTTGCCACATTCCGGGGCCTCTGGGTCATTGATGGGTCTGCAAATCTTTCACCTGAGGTTGCTGCAAATTTTCGGCTGCGCTTCATAGATCTCATGCATGCCTTCATGTCGATACTGGTATTTGTAGCAGTTGCATTGTTTGATAAGAATGTGGTGAGTTGCTTCTTCCCGACACCATCGCATACGACCAAAGAGTTTCTTACAAGATTACCAGTCGGAATTGGTGTCGTTTGCAGTATGATGTTTGTTGTGTTTCCCACGAAGCGCCATGGAATTGGCTTCCCCTCTCTCAAAATTAACAAAAGTAGGTTCACCGCGTCCAGAAGTTCTGCCTCCACCCTGCATGCAGCAGTGCcaggaataaaataa
- the LOC121266393 gene encoding triose phosphate/phosphate translocator, chloroplastic isoform X1, translating into MESRILSRTATFGSLSNLRKLPRESGSSCNTTSVSFVSARPIGAVGEGGNLIWGRQLRPALLLESSSLGGKPRETLRAGHVGAAASSSPAEGSDSAGEAKVAPLGFIDKYPALVTGFFFFMWYFLNVIFNIINKKIYNYFPYPYFVSVVHLFVGVVYCLVSWAVGLPKRAPMDSNLLKLLIPVAVCHALGHVTSNVSFAAVAVSFTHTIKALEPFFNAAASQFILGQSIPITLWLSLAPVVLGVSMASLTELSFNWTGFISAMISNISFTYRSIYSKKAMTDMDSTNIYAYISIIALFVCIPPAIILEGPQLLKHGFNDAIAKVGLTKFITDLFWVGMFYHLYNQLATNTLERVAPLTHAVGNVLKRVFVIGFSILIFGNKISTQTGVGTAIAIAGVAIYSYIKAKMEEEKRQAKAA; encoded by the exons ATGGAGTCGAGAATACTGTCACGCACCGCCACCTTCGGTTCCCTCTCCAACCTCCGGAAGCTACCGAGAGAGAGCGGCAGCAGCTGCAACACCACTAGCGTCAGCTTCGTCTCGGCGAGGCCGATAGGAGCCGTGGGAGAAGGAGGGAACCTGATATGGGGGAGGCAGCTCCGACCGGCTCTGCTGCTTGAGAGCTCGAGCCTCGGCGGGAAGCCGCGAGAGACTCTAAGGGCTGGCCACGTGGGCGCCGCTGCCTCTTCATCGCCCGCCGAAGGGAGCGATTCCGCCGG GGAAGCGAAGGTTGCTCCGCTAGGGTTCATCGATAAGTACCCGGCTCTCGTCACggggttcttcttcttcatgtg GTACTTCCTGAACGTGATTTTCAACATAATCAACAAAAAGATCTACAATTACTTCCCGTATCCTTA TTTTGTGTCGGTTGTGCACTTGTTCGTCGGGGTGGTTTACTGTTTGGTGAGCTGGGCCGTGGGCCTTCCCAAGCGCGCT CCTATGGACTCAAACCTCCTAAAGCTGTTGATCCCTGTTGCTGTGTGTCACGCACTTGGCCACGTGACCAGTAATGTCTCTTTTGCAGCTGTTGCTGTCTCCTTCACTCATACAATCAAAG cTCTTGAGCCCTTCTTTAATGCTGCTGCCTCTCAGTTCATTCTTGGGCAATCAATACCCATCACTTTATGGCTGTCCCTGGCTCCCGTTGTTCTTG GTGTGTCCATGGCATCGTTGACCGAGCTGTCATTCAACTGGACTGGCTTCATTAGTGCCATGATTTCCAATATATCCTTTACTTACAGGAGTATTTATTCAAAGAAAGCCATG ACTGACATGGATAGTACTAATATCTATGCTTATATTTCGATCATTGCCCTCTTCGTCTGTATTCCACCTGCCATCATT TTGGAGGGACCTCAACTACTTAAGCATGGTTTTAATGATGCAATTGCAAAAGTAGGTCTAACCAAGTTCATCACAGACCTTTTTTGGGTGGGGATGTTTTACCACCTTTACAATCAG TTGGCCACCAACACCCTGGAGAGGGTGGCACCTCTTACACATGCAGTAGGCAACGTGTTGAAACGAGTATTTGTGATTGGATTCTCAATCCTGATCTTCG GTAATAAGATTTCAACACAAACTGGTGTTGGAACAGCCATTGCAATTGCTGGTGTAGCAATCTACTCTTACATCAAGGCCaagatggaagaagagaaacga CAAGCGAAAGCAGCATGA
- the LOC121266393 gene encoding triose phosphate/phosphate translocator, chloroplastic isoform X2: MWYFLNVIFNIINKKIYNYFPYPYFVSVVHLFVGVVYCLVSWAVGLPKRAPMDSNLLKLLIPVAVCHALGHVTSNVSFAAVAVSFTHTIKALEPFFNAAASQFILGQSIPITLWLSLAPVVLGVSMASLTELSFNWTGFISAMISNISFTYRSIYSKKAMTDMDSTNIYAYISIIALFVCIPPAIILEGPQLLKHGFNDAIAKVGLTKFITDLFWVGMFYHLYNQLATNTLERVAPLTHAVGNVLKRVFVIGFSILIFGNKISTQTGVGTAIAIAGVAIYSYIKAKMEEEKRQAKAA; the protein is encoded by the exons atgtg GTACTTCCTGAACGTGATTTTCAACATAATCAACAAAAAGATCTACAATTACTTCCCGTATCCTTA TTTTGTGTCGGTTGTGCACTTGTTCGTCGGGGTGGTTTACTGTTTGGTGAGCTGGGCCGTGGGCCTTCCCAAGCGCGCT CCTATGGACTCAAACCTCCTAAAGCTGTTGATCCCTGTTGCTGTGTGTCACGCACTTGGCCACGTGACCAGTAATGTCTCTTTTGCAGCTGTTGCTGTCTCCTTCACTCATACAATCAAAG cTCTTGAGCCCTTCTTTAATGCTGCTGCCTCTCAGTTCATTCTTGGGCAATCAATACCCATCACTTTATGGCTGTCCCTGGCTCCCGTTGTTCTTG GTGTGTCCATGGCATCGTTGACCGAGCTGTCATTCAACTGGACTGGCTTCATTAGTGCCATGATTTCCAATATATCCTTTACTTACAGGAGTATTTATTCAAAGAAAGCCATG ACTGACATGGATAGTACTAATATCTATGCTTATATTTCGATCATTGCCCTCTTCGTCTGTATTCCACCTGCCATCATT TTGGAGGGACCTCAACTACTTAAGCATGGTTTTAATGATGCAATTGCAAAAGTAGGTCTAACCAAGTTCATCACAGACCTTTTTTGGGTGGGGATGTTTTACCACCTTTACAATCAG TTGGCCACCAACACCCTGGAGAGGGTGGCACCTCTTACACATGCAGTAGGCAACGTGTTGAAACGAGTATTTGTGATTGGATTCTCAATCCTGATCTTCG GTAATAAGATTTCAACACAAACTGGTGTTGGAACAGCCATTGCAATTGCTGGTGTAGCAATCTACTCTTACATCAAGGCCaagatggaagaagagaaacga CAAGCGAAAGCAGCATGA